From the genome of Deinococcus sp. JMULE3, one region includes:
- a CDS encoding DUF1028 domain-containing protein has product MRAAWEAGSDLPLPRRLLAALNAGDAAGGDRRGRQSAALLCAGPGRGYGGLTDDWVNLRADDHADPCRELARLLDVHDLLFTRPETTRPLTDEELAWLRALLITQGHATALPGGPWDADTEAAAWALFGTENLEERWVGGGQVDPVALAYLRAQYPAPIR; this is encoded by the coding sequence ATGCGCGCCGCCTGGGAGGCCGGATCGGACCTCCCGCTGCCCCGCCGCCTGCTGGCGGCCCTGAACGCCGGGGACGCGGCAGGCGGGGACCGGCGCGGGCGGCAGTCGGCGGCCCTGCTGTGCGCCGGACCGGGGCGCGGCTACGGCGGCCTGACGGACGACTGGGTGAACCTCCGCGCGGACGATCACGCCGACCCCTGCCGGGAGCTCGCGCGGCTGCTGGACGTGCACGACCTGCTGTTCACCCGCCCCGAGACCACCCGGCCCCTGACGGACGAGGAACTCGCGTGGCTGCGCGCCCTGCTGATCACGCAGGGGCACGCCACCGCGCTGCCCGGCGGGCCCTGGGACGCGGACACCGAGGCCGCCGCCTGGGCGCTGTTCGGCACCGAAAACCTGGAGGAACGCTGGGTGGGTGGCGGTCAGGTCGACCCGGTCGCGCTGGCGTACCTGCGCGCCCAGTACCCCGCCCCCATACGCTAA
- a CDS encoding N-acetylmuramoyl-L-alanine amidase, producing MRSLLLGGLLLGGAHAAPRVGQHDGYTRLVFDLPATTTASSRVAGQSVTVTLGAPLKAEQGPLSASGVTAYAVAGRTVTVTLAKGHSSAKVSVLPAGAGQPARLVIDVPSSAAASAVPARPAARTPAPAPVVRPAGTSVVRPRVVLDPGHGGVDPGAVSRWVKEEDVTLDVALRTRAELLRHGVDVILTRDTDEHLSADKKRDLAARSGMANNGVVSAFVSIHVNSASPSAQGIETYYFGQPLAGGNRSLAVLENGGGSVGLELTRQASGTAQKELGDILAQAKIAFSRQLAQKVQARLIAATGAVNRGVQTDAFYVIKNPTTPAILVEVGFGSSPVEGPKLASAAYREVLAQALARAILDFLNTK from the coding sequence GTGAGAAGTCTCCTGCTGGGAGGCCTGCTGCTGGGCGGCGCGCACGCCGCGCCCAGGGTCGGGCAGCACGACGGGTACACCCGGCTGGTGTTCGACCTGCCCGCCACCACGACCGCCAGCAGCCGGGTCGCCGGGCAGAGCGTGACCGTCACGCTGGGCGCCCCGCTCAAGGCTGAGCAGGGCCCACTCAGTGCGTCGGGCGTCACCGCGTACGCCGTCGCGGGCCGCACCGTGACCGTCACGCTGGCGAAGGGACACAGCAGCGCGAAGGTCAGCGTCCTGCCAGCGGGGGCCGGTCAACCGGCCCGGCTGGTCATTGACGTGCCCAGCAGCGCCGCCGCGTCCGCCGTTCCGGCCCGCCCGGCCGCTCGCACCCCCGCGCCCGCCCCGGTCGTGCGGCCCGCCGGGACGTCCGTGGTGCGGCCCCGCGTGGTCCTCGACCCGGGTCACGGTGGGGTCGATCCGGGCGCGGTCAGCCGCTGGGTGAAGGAGGAGGACGTCACGCTGGACGTCGCGCTGCGCACCCGCGCGGAACTTCTGCGGCACGGCGTGGACGTCATCCTGACCCGCGACACGGACGAGCACCTCAGCGCGGACAAGAAACGGGATCTCGCGGCGCGTTCCGGCATGGCGAACAACGGCGTCGTGAGCGCCTTCGTGAGCATCCACGTGAACTCCGCCAGTCCGTCCGCGCAGGGCATCGAGACGTACTACTTCGGGCAGCCGCTCGCGGGCGGGAACCGCAGCCTCGCCGTGCTGGAGAACGGGGGCGGCAGCGTCGGCCTGGAACTCACGCGGCAGGCGTCCGGCACCGCGCAGAAGGAACTGGGGGACATCCTCGCGCAGGCGAAGATCGCGTTCAGCCGCCAGCTGGCGCAGAAGGTCCAGGCGCGACTGATCGCCGCGACGGGCGCCGTGAACCGCGGCGTGCAGACCGACGCGTTCTACGTCATCAAGAACCCCACCACGCCCGCCATCCTGGTCGAGGTGGGGTTCGGGTCCAGTCCCGTCGAGGGCCCGAAGCTCGCCA
- a CDS encoding RrF2 family transcriptional regulator yields MRLSATDVYAFQALGFLGSQALDRWVSSEEISEATGVHRPYLVRILAALTAKGVVKSKKGIGGGYALARKPQLISLCEVVRAIDGPVAPLSCISLNWHEPCVEEARCHARNTIYTRMRDAMLGVLQEFSVQDLVLDAQQGVSYGNCLGHLLKPNA; encoded by the coding sequence ATGCGGCTTTCCGCCACCGACGTGTACGCCTTCCAGGCCCTGGGCTTCCTGGGGTCGCAGGCCCTGGACCGCTGGGTGTCCAGCGAGGAGATCAGCGAGGCGACCGGCGTGCACCGCCCGTACCTCGTGCGCATCCTGGCCGCCCTGACCGCCAAGGGTGTCGTGAAGAGCAAGAAGGGCATCGGCGGCGGGTACGCCCTGGCCCGCAAACCTCAGCTCATCAGCCTCTGTGAGGTGGTTCGCGCCATCGACGGTCCGGTCGCGCCGCTGTCGTGCATCAGCCTGAACTGGCACGAACCCTGCGTGGAGGAAGCGCGCTGCCACGCCCGCAACACCATCTACACCCGCATGCGCGACGCGATGCTGGGCGTCCTGCAGGAATTCAGCGTCCAGGACCTCGTGCTCGACGCGCAGCAGGGCGTCAGTTACGGCAACTGCCTGGGCCACCTGCTGAAACCGAACGCCTGA